TTCTTATAGCTTACGATTTTAACATTCTTTCAACAGAGAAGCCACAAAATGTAAGAGAAGCACAGGAAGACTTCCACAATCGGGACGCAATCAGTCTAGAGCAGGAGTTTTCCAAGTACAGAAACATTCCTTGTCAAATTGAGGAATCGCTGAAGGAAATCAAGTGagtttattttgctttatagATTTGAATTTATAAGATACGATGAGAATGATGAAGActcgatattattttgtacattcaAAACTATGAGGTAACATTATAcagagttattttttaaattgtttatttaatttcattgtgCCTACTCAAATAACGTAATTGAGTGTTGTAGGCGTGCTTATGTTGTACCTTGTGATTGCCAGGACTCCGATAATCGGGCTGGAGTATCTAATCGAACACCCGCCGGTGCTGGGGTACTCGCCCAGCTACATCTGCACGCTGTGCATGAAGCAAGGCCAGCCGCGCACCATCGTCAATCATATTACTTGCGAGCGCCACCGAAACCTATATCTCGTTAGTATCTGTATATTTATAGTACGTTGTTATTGTCAGGGCTCCGTTGATAGGGCTGGAGTATCTAATCGAGCACCCGCCGGAGGAGGCGCACTACGAGCCCAAGTACATCTGCTCGCTGTGCACCAAGCAGGGTCACCCGCGCACCATCCTCAACCACATGACTTGTTACGGCCACCGATACCAGTATATTGTTAGTATTATCTGTTTCACACAATACTTTGTGATTCTTTTTGCAAATACCCGACGCTAAATTAAAGTGGACTCAGAAAAGAAAAGGTATCTAAGAAAAGGTACTTAATCATAAATCAAGTGATTTTTTGATTAATAACGGTGTATGTTGttaatatgtatggatgtgagtgaggcaaaggaactttgtaaggatcataccaagaaGCGTACTCGGCCTACCCATATGGggatatgtatgtatatatattataacgTTGTATGTCTGTCCCCAGCTGCGCCACTTCCCGAAGGCGTGCAGCATGCTGGCGCCGTACCGCTCGCAGACGTGCTACCGCGAGGGCGTGGGCATCGTGGTCAGCCGCCTGGCGCAGCGCATCGAGGACAAGTGCGGCCGGCAGAAGCCCGTCAACATCGAGAAAGAGGAATATGAGAAAGACAAGTTAGTATATTTACTTTAGTATTTACGAATTAACTTATGAAATGCGTGCGCAATGACCTCCGCGTGAAGATTTCTCtgtgtaaaaagtattttacatgagatttttttttacaagggTTTAACGTGTGTTATccatatgtaaaaaaatatatggattAACACACGTTAATCCGGGGTATAAACTATCAGATATCATCGAAATCGACGCAGTAGTTTATGCGAGAAAAAGTAGTCAACATGTATTCATACAGTGTTTTAGAAtagtgcgtagtactcgtaaccggctgTCCTGTATTATTATAGCAAGATCTATGTTTGTGAGTGAGGCAAGGAATGTTTGTAAGAAAcgttccaagtggcgttctttaatctctgcctacctctatggaaaaaaggcgtgattatatatgttactgtaaaagcccgaacggtggtaaatcctaagattttccggtataacctaagatttaccaactcgcaatggtaaaagtccgaacaaatCTTTTATtccgaacttttacctatattcacttgatgatatcgagatgtcgccggagccccgcttcgcggggctaatccttctgggtggttaaaaaaaaataaccacgaaggctaaggtgggagcttcgcttcgctcgctcccaccttagccttctaacctaacctacccatgtcgctatgcccaaaactccttctttataacaatgtcacagtatataattataccgtgaaatagttataaacatagttatgaaggaggatttttttatatatcgtaacatagtttttaaactcgggcttgttcggacttttaccattgagagttggtaaatcttaggttttaccggaaaatcttaggatttaccacagttcgggcttttacagtaacatatataacagATAACTGTATTGGTGTATTTTGTACTAGGGAGCGAATTCATCGTTGGATCTTCAAAGGGCGTCACTACGACGAGAATGAAGGCGGCACTTTGGAAGAGATCGTCGACATCGACCTTATTACCTCGCTCTCTCAAAATGGTGAGTACcatttaatcatattttataagagACTAGCTTTTGTCTGCAACTTCGCGTGGTTCAGTGACTTAGAACaaaatttccatacaaacatttattattttttctcacCCTTTCTACCcctattttctttattactgGTCCAGTATTTTACAAGTCAAAGCGTGACAAACagatacttttgtatttataatattaaatagtaggGAAGTAGGGACACAAAAACCTCTAAAATCGTTTCTTGAACATGTAAAATATATTCGCTTAAAAGTGGCCGTTATtttggtgtattttttattaggaaTTCAGGCAATAGCTTTCTTTTAACAGTTATGTTTAAAACTGTATCTCGTCATCAAAGCGTGATCAGACTGCAAGTAACCGTATGTGCAATGGGAATAATCTTATGCAAATggtattaaatttgttttttttgtattgcaGATTCGTCGTCTAAGGACAGGAGGTCAAACAGGTTAGTATTTTGTATACCTAAGGCTGCCTGCATACCAGATGAAGAAATATTACAGGAAACTAATATGAGAATGAGCGAAGATTTTGTTCAATCCGTTAACGTTTCTCTGGTAATCCGGTCCGCAGCCTCGCTCTTTAGACGCTTGCGGAATAAGTAGTCTGCTAttaatttaaactagttttataacatttttaaaagtatttttgtgtgactaatttctgttaaaattcattttaattgaatGTTTAACAGTAGTTCGGAGAGGAGGGATCCATCGCCGCCGGTGGTCGCCGCGCCGGCTAAACCACACTTCAATCACTTTTCGGTAAGTTCATTGCTAATTACTGCTTAATAACTCGCGTAAAAGGTATCTGTACTATTTCCGCAATAGAGgtcatttttgaaaaataattagcaTGTATTTTGTCCTGAGTTTGCAGTGAAAGTTAAgaaataaacgtatttataaTGGTTAATATTGTCGTGTTGTTTTTGGTGTGATGTTTAAACCTATGTGTAATGTCCCAGCGGCCGGCGGGTCGGCAGGAGCGCCGCACGGGCTCCGTGGAGTCACTGTCGGACATCAGCGATGAGGGCGACACTGACATGCGCCGGGACTCGGCCAGGAATGATCGCAACTCTAGGTAACAAacaatttaacccattaacgtgttatttgtaaattgtgATACTAGACAGTTagacatttatttgtaatatttgcaGACCGGATGATAGACGTCGCGCCATGTCACCGGTGCGAAGTCGATACATCATCAGAAATAACATTGTAGGCCAGAGGAAATCACAAGAGAAGGTAATATTCTTTACTTAATGTTACTTTGTACACGTTACCTACACACATCTTATAAGATTCCTGACGactaataataaatcatatacTACCTTTACTTATGATGACATTATGTCGTACAacaagtaaaaacaataaactaataaattgtGACTCTTCATagaatttctataaaacaataactttgtgTTGGTAAGACGCGGCCGCCGAACTACGAATACAAGTTGAAGCTGGCGGCCGAGAAGCGCGCGGCGGCGGAGGAGTTCGCGAAGAAAACCCTTGCGTACCACGAGAAGAACCCCGAGAAACATCCACTGTACCCTGAGGAGTGGAAGAAGTTCTGGAACAAACGATACAAGGAAATACAAGCAGGTACAAAAAACTAGAAAAAAGaagtatttgttacttttactgTATATTGAGCGTTTAAACATAAACGTACAGTGCATCTCTAATGAATCAAGGGACGACTAATGAGCGTATACGTACGAATTATGACGTATTCTTTTTCTATGGACAGAGGGTAAAGACCCATCAAAGCACGACTTCAAGCCGGAGTGGATAGTGTTCTGGACGGCGCGGATGAAGGTGCTGCACGACGAGGAGCTGCGCGTGACCGTGAACGAGCTGTACCGCAAGATGTGCCTGTCGCCGCCCGACATGAGCCGCTCGTCGGCCGAGCCCCCGCGCCGCGCGCTGGACGCCCGCCGCCCGCCCGACACCGGCCGACGGTTGGACGACGTCGGAAGGCGCGATGACCGACGTCGGTCGCCGTTTGATCGTCGCCGGCGCTCGCCTGATTCACGGCGCCGTTCCCCGGATCCCCGGCGTCGGTCCCCGGACCTTCGACGTCGATCGCCGGACCTACGACGTCGGTCACCAGATATGCACCGTCGGTCTCCAGATCCGCGTCGACGGTCGCCGGACTACCGACATAGATCGCCGTTGCACAGGCGCTCTCCTGATTTTAAACGTGACCGCAGGTCAGTTCCTTCTACTTTCTTATTTTCTCTGgttataaaactactaattgtaaaataatgttaaggAATATTCTTTGATCTGGTAATGCGATATACAAATCGTACATATGCTCGTAGTTTTGTATTATATGTCATAATTTTTCCTTACGGCGAGGAGGGTCTTTACTGACTTAACTGATTGTAGGTCACCCATGATGCGTCGCTCGCCCATCAGACGTCGCTCCATAGATCGTCACCGGTCACCGCTGGCGCACCGCCCTCTGGCACGCTCACGCAGTCCCATTAGGTAACATTCacctttaataaacaatattaatatctttatttcatAAGATTTTTACATGTGTTTGTCGTTATTTTGTATACCTTGACGCACAATGTTCCCTGTGTTAGACTGAGTCCGATGCGCGGTCGCGGGGCGCTGGAGGGCCGCAGCGGCAGTCCGCTGTCGCAGCGCGGCATGCAGGCGCGCAACCGCAGTCCCGAGCACGAGCTCGCGCCCTCCATGCAGACCGTGCTCATCTCTGACGACGAGCTCAAACCGTAACTACACGCATTCATAACTAATctcattaaacaattatttctctCTATCCCTCTCATTACAGATTTATGATGATGTTTACCTCTCAGGTACTAAATTTAATATggagtttgtttgtgtgtgtgtagaGATGATGGAGGTCTGTCGCCGTGGAACTCTGACAACGAGATCGGCTCGGTGGGGTCGAGCGCGTCGCGACGCCGCGGCCTGGGGGGCGGCGCGGGAGGGGGGGCGCCCGACGACGTCGTGGCCACCCTGCGCCTACTCGTGGCGCTCGAGGACTACCTCGGCAGTCTGGGGCCCAAGCTCGTCGACCTGCTCGCCGAGGCGCTCAAGATGGAGAAGGTCACGACCCttacatgaatattttattaatccgGAACAAAAGAATGAATTAAGAAGCGGGCAGTCGAATATGTCGCTTGAACGAATCGGTCGGTTAACAGGAGAAGGCGAACTCTTCGGAAGAGCTTCTCGTGCGTGAGAGTGCGGTGGTGCTGATCGAGACCGCCAAGGAGAAGCTGAAGGGCGCGGCGCAGGCGGGGCTCGTGACCGGCagcgccgccaccgccgcccgcgccgccgtcGTCCGCGCCGCCGCCACGCTGCACGAGGCCGACAAACGAGCGAGGAAAAAGGTATGTACCTACTTCACTCGTCCTATCCGAGAACGAGTATGAGATCACGGTCGACACCGTCTAACCGGCGCGTTCCCCCAGCAACAGGCGGAGGCCACCAAGTCGTCGCTGGCGGTGGCGGGCGTGGGCGCCGTGGACCGCGCGCAGATCGCGCAGCAGATGGCGGCGGCGCTCGTGGCGCAGGGCAAGACCGACGTGTCCTCCGACGAGCTGGCGCAGCTCGTGGACGCCGTCGTGGGCATGGCCGAGGCCAAGCAGCGCCAGGCGCGCCGCGCGGAGCCcgcccgccccgcgccgcccgccgcgccccgTGCCGCCGGGGCCGCGGGCACCACCTCCGCGCTGCAGATGCTGCAGTCCGCCTACGACGAAAACGATAAAAGGTAACTATCCGTATTCATTGtaaactgttatattttttacagtagtGTCGCGACGATGGTTTGACTTGTTGACATACCGATTAGACTCGTGAAACTGTAACGATCCTCGATTTCTCATCTGTATTAATTCCTCTAACAGAATAGAGAAGGACGACGCTCCCGACGCGATGGACGGCCTGTCCGATTCGGACTTGGAGACGTTGCTCAAGAACTTCAACGAGCTGTCGGCGGAGGAGCAGCACAGCCTCATCGCGTACCTGAAGAAGCTGGAGGCGCGGGAGCCGGCGCGGGTGGAGCGCCTGCGCAAGTACGTGAGCGACGCGGCGCACGGGCCCGCGCCCGCCCCGgggcccgcgcccgccgcgggACCGGCGCCCGACCCCGCACCCGCACCCAAGGTTGACTCCGCACAGCTCGTGCTCGAGAGTGATGACGACGACTACACGGTGGAAGAGGTACGTTCTGTCACTGTGACCTATATTTGCTGACCACTCATATCAAACACTTGAaagttctaaaatatttaaaatttgtaatgcggaattattaaataattaaaacttcatAAATCACTTTGTCATCAGGTCTTCAAATCGGCGACACAAAAAGTGAAAGAAGACCAAATACGACAAGAAATGGAAATCGTAAAGAAGTCTTTGGAAGAGAGCAAACCTTCGACGCCGACTGCGCCGGTGCCCGAGAAGACACCCGAGCCGGCTGCGAGCGTGAGTTCAATCGCGGACCTCTCCCGACACTTGTCCTCGGCCAGTGACCTGTTCGCGTTGGTACAAGCCACTATCAAATCGACCACGACACCTACACCGGCGCCCATAGTCCAGCCCCCAGAAGTGGTGGTCAGTAATACACAACCTAGATCTTTTGGAGATCTCCCTGAAGTTCCACTCGTTCTTCAAGAGTCACTTGTTCCTCCTGCTCCGTTACCTTCGCCGTCGCCCCTGCTAAGAATGCCACAGGATTTAGGGGATAATAGAAAATTACAGACACCGCCAAGTGAGCACTACCAGCATGGTGGTCCACCGCCGACTGACCAATACGAGCAGGATAATCAGCGGCCAAATGAAGATTACAATCAAAGCAATCCACCGCCGAATGAACAGTTCGGTCAAAATGACCGATTTGTTCCCGGGAATCAGCCGCCAAATGATAGGTTCGCTCAAGGAAATTTACCAATAAACAATAGGTTTGGTCAAGTTCCTACCCCAAATGACCGCTTTGGTCAGGGAAATCCCCAGAATGATCGTTTTGGTCAAGGAAACCCACCCATGAACGAACGTTTCGGTCAAATAAACCAGCCGCCAATTGATCGTTTTCCTCAACAACCAAATGATCGTTTTGGTCCAGGAAACCAACAGCCAAATGATCGTTTCCCTCCAGGCAACCAGCCCCAAATTGAACGTTTTGCTCAAGGAAATCAACCGCAAATGGAACGTTTTGGACCAGGAAACCAGCCACAAATGGAACGCTTTGGACCAGGAAATCAACCACCTAATGATCGATTCGGTCAACCAAACCAACCTCCAAATGATCGCTTTATTCAAGGAAACCAACCGATAATTGATCGTTTCGTACAAGGAAGTCAACCTTTCATCGACCGTTTCGGTCAAAATATTCAACCGAACGAAGTCTACAACCAAATTAATCAATGGATTAGGCCTAATACCATTATGCTTGAAAACCGAGCGCCATTGAGAGGACCGAATAACCCGGTGCAGTTGCTTGCCAGTGGTCCGTACAATCCGGGGCTTCgacaaaatttcatgaatagaaataattttgataaccGACCACAGATGATGAACCAGCAACAATTTGGTAACTACgacaatcaaaataatttcagaGGTCGAGGAGGGAGGGGACACTTCGGAGGAGGACCCATGAGAGGTCGCGGCCGAGGTTACTATTAACCTGTTATTAcgttataataactttttataatattttccagTATGTTTACATGTAATTTTACGTATTATTTTTAGCATATAGACGTTTTAAGAACCACAAATGTATCTCTGATATACAATGAATATCTCAATAAAGaagattttatgtataagaaaaaaatatttgttttattacagtttttcgGTTTAATCCATATCCTTTGCTAAAgcaaaactgctgaaccgattaaGATATTTGACAGGATAAAAGGCTCAACGCTGTGTGCTCAgatattttgttagaaattaaACGTTTACTGCAATAACGtgatgtcaataaataaattacatcgcAAGTTGCCTACTATATCCAACCCAATTAAATTCGAATCCAAGACTAAGTACTGCCATCCCGATTACGATTACGCCGCGTTGGGAGGAAGAATGAAGTATGCAAATACTATTGGTAATAAGCTGggtgtaatttataataactttataataaatattttgaaaagaatGTAGTTGATTACTAAACAGGTAGGTGCTATATACTGAAATATACGTAAGACAACTGCCCTATTCTATGTCCTTTAGTATATTGCTTAACGCTGCcagttttgttttttctaaaGATATTGCGGAACATGTTATTCAAATGTCATTTGCCCTACACATATtgcaaaataaactttaatctATTTTGATACAGTCGTCTCCACGTTATCAGGACCGTATGTTTTGCTTGTAATGCACAATGTAGTGCAGGAAAGCGGACCGTACGGACAATATGACCCAGTATTAGCAAGAGAGTTGCACGAGATAGACGTGCCGATTGATCGCATACATTTTATCTTATAAATGGATATTTTAGAGGAGTTGCCGGTAGAACAATGGCCGATTCTACAAGCTAAGTTAAAGAAGCTATGGCCTTTAAACCTGCCGGGATATTATACGCTCCATGTTAATTTGAAGTATCCCGCAATACGAGACGCTTTCAAGTTCAAGGTGTATTGTCCATACGGAAACATGGACAATGGATTTGTTGGCTTCAACACTAAGGTATGTttgtgtatatttgtatttcattgttattgttttttgtaacagttatttatttattcatcatatttttatctcaaGCTATTTGAGATTGACACAATAGAGACACCTTTATCTTTTCAATCTTCGTCTTAATGTTTATTTGctcttttttattatctaattaCACCATACACTGACTTTTCAATTATTGTGGAGTTAGAATTCTAAGTAACGGCGATTGTATGtctcatttattattcatcatcatcagagTTATTGTAACCTTAACTTTTTGAAAGGTTtcctattgttttttttattgatagtattGGGTATATATACAATTAACAAGGtatggaatttatttttttccctGTATCTACTGTTGCTGACGAAGTTTCTTTATTACAAATTGTCACCACGATTTTTATCTCCAGACATTTAAATAAGTAGGATTTAATTTCACAGGGCCCTCAcccagatattattatattttcaatgacCGAGGACACAAGTAAAATAGAAGAAGCCATTTTAAAGACCAAATTAATAGATTGGGACAATGGATTAGTATTCTTCGATGTCGTAACGTCTCTAACTTTACGAACCCTGCAGCGAGTAAACACTGTAATGAAGTTTGGTAAATTTCATCCAGGAATGgctaaaatgtttcatttagaTGGAAACACTAAGCCGTTTACGATATCAAGGTAATAAAGTGAAGATTTATAATCCACAAACATACAGATATGTTTTTTCTGTTATCAAAGACAGACTGGGTGTAATCTTTTAGCACTTACATTACACCCGTCTACACATATATATATCTAAGCTGCTGCTTGTTGTGACCCATGGTATGGTTGATCCGGTTTCACACAATCTTaccacattattatataaatatttgttctggaATTGTTGCTTCTAGTACGTACCTAATTGATTAGTATTTTGAAGTGAGTGCTaattttatgtaactttttcAGTTTGCCAGACAAGACTTACCTCACCTCAGTGAAACTCGAGGACATACACCAAGTAGATGATACTTGGCCTTATAAGTATTCCCATTCGCACGAGTATTTGACGACTCTCGCCTCTAATGGCTTGTCATACGGCCTGTATTCGTCCGAAACCAATGGACTCTTAGCTTGGGTGTTTATCAACGAGTACAATTTCCTTTGTCACTTGTATTGTGGGGAGAAGCATAGAATGCGAGGATACGGCAAGTTTGTTATGCAATGTGCAGTTAACGATCTATTGAAGGATGGACACGATGTATACGCATATGTCGTGCCCGAAAATGTGAAACCCTTAGCTCTGTTCTCTCAGTTTGGTTTCAAAATAGCTGATGAAGCTGCATTCATTTACATCGTGaaaaattccaataaaaataataagtatttcgtGTTTTAATTTCCTTTGGCCTTTGACGACTTACTCTCGGTGGTCTGTATTAGGATGAAATTGGAATGATGAACAAATTCAGCATGGAAAAAagctttattaataataaattatttacaacatatCTATACATCTGACATGATTATAATctatttaaactataataaacagttaataGGTGCCCATTTCTAACAGAGCATCTATTTGTTCAGTCTCAGGTACTATGTCTATTTCAATCGGTTCGGACTTCACTCTGTTGCCCGCTTTATTGTCTAATGTGAAGAATCTAAAGAGCTTTGATAagtttataatagaatacgcaGACTGCGCCAGCCAGTCTTCCACCATTTCCTTCAGCTGTTGAAAGGCATTCGTGATTTGTGGGGATACACGCgtttctgaaacaaaaaatggtttttattaattaaattgatgatCAATTATTATCGTTCTCAAATGACATCTTGGATGACAAATCTTGAGATAAATTACAATACGAAAAGCACTTACTTGCGTTACTATGTTTGCTGAGATCAAACAGGAACATGAAGAAGTTGATTTGCAAGTATAAATCCTTTTCAGTGTATTCCCTGAACATGACGCCCTTCTCACACAGACGACACAGCGGGTAGCCGCCGGCGAAGGTCTGCGGCAGGCGCGCCGAGCGGTGGCCGCACGCGGGGTCCTCGCACGACAGCCAGCCCGCGTAGTACTGCGCGTGGTACTGACGGACTTGCAAACTCAACTGATTCTGAATACTCGCTAAATAATCCACCGGCCtcaaattacatttttcattctGACACTTTTCCAAAAAGGTCACATTCTCTTTATctaactttacaatattttcccttattttgttttcagttttacAACTTTCACTGACGCACACGAATACGAAGTCTTTACATTGTCTGTATTTTTCTTGTTCGTTTTCCACTTCGTATGTTTCGGTGTTTGAAGCTTCCCTCCTAACTATTTGTTTGTATCCCGATGGGTCTAAACCGAGACAGTCGGCGACTCGCGCCGGGTCCATGCCTTCGATCGGCTCGCATATTCTGGAAATAACTGGATGTAGTTGATGAGCTAGGTAGTACTTGAAATCGACTTTAAGATGTTCAGAGTTCTTCAACTCTTCTATATGGTATGCTCTCTGCGTAGCGGAATTAGCGGTACCGTCTTCACAAATAATATATGGCACGACATCGCCCTTCTTAAATCTTCGACTGTTTTTACTATTCAATCTCAAAGCGACTTGGACATGTGGTTGAGCGTTTTTATCAGCGTATTCGTTGGGATTCTTAGTTAACTGTTTAGTTATAGTCAACATTGATAAAGGCATCTTTCCGCTCATCAAAtcatcttttaatttattaagatgaGTTTGAATGCTTTCTAATCTTTCATCAGGAGATTGTTCTGAAAGGATCTGACTTAGAATAAATTTGCCCGCCTCCGCCGCTAGTTGTGACCAATCACGACGCACAATATCCAAACCTTTATGCTCGTGAGTGAATACAAATTCACCACTTTTATTTTTGCTGATCAATACGGCTGCatacttcttcttctttaaAAGTAATAGATATCTAAACACGCCGTCGATGTCCAGTTCGATCtgcctatattttttattgatctcTTTCTTCAAATCAACAccaattttgaaaacattatcATAATCCAAACAGTTGGTGTTGATCATCAAACTGTCAGTATCTCCGTACACAACGTCGTAGTTAGACTTTTGTACTATATCTTTGGTGTCCATCAGAATTTCTCTGCCTTTCATAGTGACGAGAGCAGCGAGAGGTTTGGCGTAAAATCTAGAGTGTGTGAAGCCTAAACAACCGTACATAGAGTTGGCAGTAAGTTTCAAACCCATTTGTCTTATGTTATACTGCATGTACTGTTCAGGCGACAAGTCTGGTGTTTTCATTAACTTTTTGACTTCTCGTCTACTTTCAACAAGCTTTCGAATTTGCGTCGGTAAAACACCGAGGTCCGTATTGGGAGCCGGCAGCACTAGATTAGCTACATCGTCATCAGAGACAGCAGTTGTTTTCCTTTTTATAGTAGTAAAACAGATGTTATATTCCTGAATAATACTAGGATACAATGAGTTGAAGTCCATAAGTAAGATAAGTTTATCATAGAATCCCTTTTTAGGATCTAACACGAGACCTCCTGAGTACGCGGCTTTTTTCTTGCCTTGTTTTTTGGATACATTAGTTCCTCCTTCTTCCTGATCATCATTATCGTCATCTGCAACTGTTTTCTTGCCATACGTTTTATCAGGCACTATGTAATTCTTCTCTGTGAAGGCGTGGAGTAACAAGAACTCATTTCTCTCTGATCTACCGCCCAATAAAGTTCTAGACATGACGTTACCAGCAATTTGTGTTATTTGCAACGCTAGAGGAATAACATTAAGTTCGCACATAATTTTGAGTATGTATGAAGCATCTTGCATGCTCAGTGACACAAGCTGGAACAAGTCTCTACTGTTCTCGTAGTAGCGCGGGAGGTCTTCTAACGCAACGTCAACGCGTTCATTCTCCTTCATCTTCAGTACATTGACACATAACGTGTCGAGGTCGAAGCTCCTCGCACGAATCAATTCCATAGCAGATATTTTAATATCGCAGACTAAACGACCTAAGAAGGCATCCTTAGCGGCAAACTTCCTTTGAGGCGGA
Above is a window of Anticarsia gemmatalis isolate Benzon Research Colony breed Stoneville strain chromosome 2, ilAntGemm2 primary, whole genome shotgun sequence DNA encoding:
- the LOC142980159 gene encoding uncharacterized protein CG7065-like isoform X4; this translates as MDLPDCPPGAEGYQDSVTEVPRKYDDTTCTKAEQEFQEHLNSLKIKLEDGTTRNMVERSGRDVAGKWIYLCYPCAAVCSGESILQTHISGKKHKAKLALTNRWPCSIFDDHPYHQASAKTAEKPQNVREAQEDFHNRDAISLEQEFSKYRNIPCQIEESLKEIKAPLIGLEYLIEHPPEEAHYEPKYICSLCTKQGHPRTILNHMTCYGHRYQYILRHFPKACSMLAPYRSQTCYREGVGIVVSRLAQRIEDKCGRQKPVNIEKEEYEKDKERIHRWIFKGRHYDENEGGTLEEIVDIDLITSLSQNDSSSKDRRSNSSSERRDPSPPVVAAPAKPHFNHFSRPAGRQERRTGSVESLSDISDEGDTDMRRDSARNDRNSRPDDRRRAMSPVRSRYIIRNNIVGQRKSQEKTRPPNYEYKLKLAAEKRAAAEEFAKKTLAYHEKNPEKHPLYPEEWKKFWNKRYKEIQAEGKDPSKHDFKPEWIVFWTARMKVLHDEELRVTVNELYRKMCLSPPDMSRSSAEPPRRALDARRPPDTGRRLDDVGRRDDRRRSPFDRRRRSPDSRRRSPDPRRRSPDLRRRSPDLRRRSPDMHRRSPDPRRRSPDYRHRSPLHRRSPDFKRDRRSPMMRRSPIRRRSIDRHRSPLAHRPLARSRSPIRLSPMRGRGALEGRSGSPLSQRGMQARNRSPEHELAPSMQTVLISDDELKPDDGGLSPWNSDNEIGSVGSSASRRRGLGGGAGGGAPDDVVATLRLLVALEDYLGSLGPKLVDLLAEALKMEKEKANSSEELLVRESAVVLIETAKEKLKGAAQAGLVTGSAATAARAAVVRAAATLHEADKRARKKAEATKSSLAVAGVGAVDRAQIAQQMAAALVAQGKTDVSSDELAQLVDAVVGMAEAKQRQARRAEPARPAPPAAPRAAGAAGTTSALQMLQSAYDENDKRIEKDDAPDAMDGLSDSDLETLLKNFNELSAEEQHSLIAYLKKLEAREPARVERLRKYVSDAAHGPAPAPGPAPAAGPAPDPAPAPKVDSAQLVLESDDDDYTVEEVFKSATQKVKEDQIRQEMEIVKKSLEESKPSTPTAPVPEKTPEPAASVSSIADLSRHLSSASDLFALVQATIKSTTTPTPAPIVQPPEVVVSNTQPRSFGDLPEVPLVLQESLVPPAPLPSPSPLLRMPQDLGDNRKLQTPPSEHYQHGGPPPTDQYEQDNQRPNEDYNQSNPPPNEQFGQNDRFVPGNQPPNDRFAQGNLPINNRFGQVPTPNDRFGQGNPQNDRFGQGNPPMNERFGQINQPPIDRFPQQPNDRFGPGNQQPNDRFPPGNQPQIERFAQGNQPQMERFGPGNQPQMERFGPGNQPPNDRFGQPNQPPNDRFIQGNQPIIDRFVQGSQPFIDRFGQNIQPNEVYNQINQWIRPNTIMLENRAPLRGPNNPVQLLASGPYNPGLRQNFMNRNNFDNRPQMMNQQQFGNYDNQNNFRGRGGRGHFGGGPMRGRGRGYY